The Cervus canadensis isolate Bull #8, Minnesota chromosome 24, ASM1932006v1, whole genome shotgun sequence nucleotide sequence ACTTCATTGTCTCCTTTGCTCTAGATCAACCCTTTGTCTTGAATTTCAAAGGATTTTTAAGAATAATGTTTATAACTGAGCAATCGTTACTAGCAGTTCTGATTTAGGTAGGTGAAGTCTAAATCTGTTAGCATGCATATCCATATAGACAGCTATCTGGAGAGCTGGCATGATTATTAATTAATAAGTCTTGTGAATTAATACTtattctaatgaaaaataataaattggcaGAAATCTGTCATCACAGCCTATTCTCATTGCCCCTCAAGACTTGGTGATCTAATGCTCTTCCACTGAAGACAATAAATGTCCCTGACCTTAGAGTAAATGCATTTAACTCTAGTTTAAGCAACTAATAGCTGCTTTAAAGCAGCACCTCCCCAAATTTTTGTACTGTATTCCACAATAAAAATACACTTTAGAAATGTAGCACACATACACCCAAAACATAAGTTCCTGGAAATAATACCCTTACCACATTCAACActagtctttctttctcttttctttcctctcccccttccttcctttctctctttcaaacGCTGCTTGGGTCTCACTACACTGATTTCAGAACCTTTTAAAGGACTGGAACCCACAAGTGCCAACCACTGCTTTAAAGCCCTGTTACCTGATGGGTGATGCTGTTGTGACCCGTGGTACCACAGCATCCCAGCATGCATTCCTCCCCAAGCCTCCCTCCTTGGCTCTCTTCCACTTTCGCTCCCCTCTCTCCCACACCGTCCTGTgtactcctttgcttttcattctaCTTTCCCCACTTCTTTTTCATTCACCTGTCTGACGTTACACAGGACAAATCTTCCCACATGCAGAAGCACAAGATAACACTTGCTTCCTTCCACTTGcagattctgtgggtcaggaattccgGAAGCACACGGGGTGGCCGGTCTCTCCCCCACCATGCTGAGGCTGGGCTGAGACACAGGTATATCTATCAGCCACTCACTCACATGTTCTGGGCTGCTTCCTCACGGCATGGGGGTGCCAGGGAATGTGGGCTCCGCGGGCCAGTGTTGCCGCTCACATGGCAAGGGACTTCTCGCCTCAGAAGTAACATGGCACTTCTGCTGCCATCTATTGATTGCAATGAGCCACAAACCCACTCAATTCACGGGGAGGAGCCCTGGGCCCCATCTCTAAGTGAAGTTCTAAAAGAACACGTGGGACAGGAGATGGTGTAACCATCATCGTCCAAATTGTTATTCCTCAACCTCATTCCTAATTCCCAAGGCAAAAATCCAACAGACTGCTACGTAGCTAACTCCACAGAGGTGTCAACTGGCACTGAAACACAGGTATGCCTGTTATGTTCCCTATCTCAGCACTACTGGGGAAGAAAGAACATGCATGTTGCATTTTAGACGAATAAGCCAGAAGCACCTCATCACAAGAACCCAAAGTAGGATGGCAGTTCCCTGCATCTAAGTTCGTGTGGAACAGAACTTATAATCAGTCCCTGTAATGACAGAGACAGGTGGCCACCCTCCTTCGGACAAAGCATTAACAGTTCAGGCTAATTAGGAATTGTTAATTAGCGATTTCAACGGTTACATGTGTTCTTGCATACTTCACTGACTCCCTTTCTCTCCCAGCCCTGGCTGCATGAAGCTACCATCTTTCTTTTCACACAAGTGAAGACACAGTTAAGTGCAGGGCCAGAGAGGCAGCCTGAGAGCTgggagcagtgattctcaaagtgggCTCCATGGACCACGGGAGGTCCCAGAGGCCCTTCCATCAGTTCATGAAGTctaaactattttcataatactaCTGAGGCATTATTAGCCTCTCTCCATATGCTGGCATTTTCACTAATGATATAAAAGCAacggggccttccctggtggctcaagggtaaagaatccacccgccaatgcaggagtcaggggtctgatccctgggtggggaagatcccctgaagaagggaatggcaacccactccagtattcctgcccgggaaatgccatggacagaggaggctggtaggctacagtccagggggttacaaacagttggacaagacttagcaactaaacaacaacgacataAAAGCAATAGGGGGGTACAACCACTTGTGCCTTAGCTGCTTGAATCAAGTAAATCAAGGCAGTGACTCCAAAAAAATATCAAGAGTTGCTGGGTATCTCACAGCCACAGATTCACACTCAAAGGGAAAAATGGAAGCTCTGCCTAAGAATATCCTTGataaatagtaaaattttaatttcttaaaaagtatacatctttttcatattctatgTGACAAAATGGGAAATAGGCATAAAGCGCTTCAACTCTATATCCAGCTAAGGTACTAATCTCCCAGAGAAGCACCAGTGTGGTTGGTTGAGCTGTGAAATGAACTGGCCACTGTTTTTATGAACTCTGCCTCATCACACTTACTCGAAAGAAAAACTGACTGCCCACGGTTAAACAAGAAATGGCAcgcattttcttaaaaataaacaatgtgagccttcaagggaaaaaaaaaaaaacaccccaatgGTATCTACGGTTAATAAAATTTCAGCTTTAAGGTGAAAATTAGAATTCTGGCATCTCCTCCCTCCTGTGCCCCCTTAAGGAGCAGGGTCACTTCTTCAGACTCAACCACTGAGCGGGTCCCAGGACACACGGGGACAGGAAAAGACCAGTGAGGCATAGCTGTCACTGCAGCAAGCCACCCAAGGGAGTGTGGAAGGGACACGTGCGGGCCCTGCGGGGCTCCCGGGCACAAGGCCtttgtgtcccccatttctttgacTGTAGGAAACAGCCTTCGTTTAGCCTCCAGGACCTTCCCTGAGTCCCAGTGGGCAGATGCAAGCAGCTGTTAATCAGGAAACGGAGAGGATGCAAAGCCAGGGACGAacagtcaagagcagccttgAGGCAAGGTCCTGTTTGTTTCTCCATCACTGGATACACACAACCTCTCTGAGCTGCTCTGCAGATTCTGACCCCGGCTCAAAGTGGGAGATGTTAACGATTAAGGATAGTACGCTGCCCACAAGCCTATAGACCCCAGACTAGTTGGACCAGaaagttgatgatgctgactcctacttacctcaccaccaattCATCAGAAGAAATGGCCATGGACTGATCATTCCCTCTTCAAACAATTACCATAAAACTTCTCACTATCTTCCCCAAGTGGGGACCCAAGGTTTTGAGGGCATTGAACCGGCCGTGTGGCCCCCTTTGTCTGGCAAAGCAACAAAACTacccttttctacttcaccccaaaCTGTCTCCAAAATGTGATTCAGCATTGGCGTAAAGAGAAGCTGAGCTTTCGGCATCAAGAGCAAAAGGCCCAGCAAAGAAGAGTGGTTACTTCACCCTGCTGTGCAGGTCCATACCCCTCACGGGGCTGGCTGTTTGGAGTGGCTTCCCTCCATAAAACTCCCTAACTGGGGGAAATTACTAATTCTGTGGATTTCATAAAACACAGAGGGCCACAAATGTTTgcttggcagatttttttttccctcccaaagGGCAGCTCATTAAGTCCATCAATAAAGCAGGCTTTGTTCTAAAGATTTGCAATGTTTTCCCAATGAAAATTCTAATTGACAACCACCAGGAGAATAACAATGCGGGGCAGCAGAGCTCTGGTTTCTCCCATTCTTCCAAGATCCATCTCAAAGAAGCACTCCCTTCTTAGGTTTCCTGGACCAGCGCTCAACTCTGTCTCTATTGGACACACCACATAAGGAGATGCTTGGATATCATCAGTTTATCATTCAAAGTAGTCAAATCTTCAAAAACCAAAAGATTTAGTGTTTCAAACTTCAAAGGAAATTCCATTTAATTCCCAGGCTCAGAGTATCAGGTCCCTCCATGCAGAATAAGCATATTACATAAAAATGCAACCAAGCCTTTTCTATGTAAAAGgacggggctgggggcgggggaggtgttcctaaaaaaataaaaatgcatgatGAGAGTCTTAAGCAATAGTTGCATGAGAATATTAAAGGCACAGCTATTCAATGGATTCATTATAGAATAAAAGTTCAAGTACCAGAGGGAGTGATTTTCATATGAATGTTGGGTGTTGCCCTCACACACAAGAGTCTCTGGTCTACACAGAGAACCAAGTCACATCGAGCAAGTCAGGGAGCTGTGAGTGACAAGGTATAGGGAAGGCTGTTCAGATAAGGGACACACATTACTGGAccctttttcaaagaaaactttgAAGATTTTGTTAGGCTTTCTTGGTGGAACTGTCACAAGATAACAATACAGTTGCAAATGAGCAGAGTTCAGTGGCCACACCACTGCCTTTTACAGACCAGCTGGCGAAGGCTGCCCTGCCGGGATGGGAATTAGCATTAAAGAAGGACTCAAGGTTACTGGCCTGACACGCAGCCCAAGAAGAACACTCTCAAATAAAGTACGACACCCAACATAGTCACACaaaccaaaagcaaaacaaaagagctccttattgaaaagaaaagcagCTAAAAAATATCCATACTTCTTTCTGAACTTTCCTGAATCTCTCCCTTCTCCAAACAGCATCCAGATCcccagagtttaaaaataaatgtgcaaaCCATGGGCTTCCAGTTGCATTACACAGATTAAGAGAAGTGCAGCTGGTGGAAGAGGTAGGGAAATAAAAAACgattcattcctttttctgaagagaaagtagagaaaagaatcaaggtagggaaataaaaaaaacaattcactcctttttctgaagagaaagtagagaaaagaatcaaagtgGAAAAGCACCCTCCAACTCCATCCCCTCTCCCCTGGGAACATACAGACCACAAATCAGAAGGCTGGAATCCTAACTAGCCTGGTACCTACCGCCAGCTGTTCAATGAGTCTCCAAGCCTTCtgaatttccttttcctcatctatagagGAAAAGTTACAGATGTCAGGGATTTCCAAACTATATTCCCTGGAGCTCCAGGGACACAGCCACAGTGACACGGAGGTGAATCCACCCCAAAACAGTTCAGAGTTGATCCAGTTCATATGTCAAGACCGTGGGTAAAATCTTCTGCTTATAGAGTGTATCATCAAATCACCAAGACAATTCACAACTAAAGTGGCTTAAAAGCATTAGTCCTCTAaaatatcttttgatttttttatctttaaaattatgtgGTTTCTAGCTGCCTCTTTGAATTATCATTATTAGAATTAACTAATTGACAGGCTGGTTAATATTAACCCCCTAAGCTGTGTACCAGGTTCTACTTAAAAGGTGAAAAAATGGAAACTCACATAAGACAAGTACATCAAAATTACACAGCTCGGTAGCTGATGGGATTCAAACACAGGAATATCTGACACTAAAACCATTAACTGGATTCTGTCCTTAGAGTTAAAGCACAAACTCCAGTTACCTCATTATTACTTCAATTCTTTCTCCATGGAATATCAGGTCCTTCATTTGCATTCTCTAAGAGTAAACACTTACCCTGGCGAGATGAAATGAATAGCCAAGAGTTCCACCCAACAAGCAAATCTGTTGGATACAGGAAAGCCCAAAACATTGACAAAGCCTCCAGGGCAACAGTGGTTGTTCAGAACTTTCAAAGCAAACAAAACTCCTAAAAGAGAATGAAGAGCATACAAATATCAGCAATTCAAATGCAGAGATGATCAACAATGGCAAAAAAAACTAACTGAAGTGAAAATGATTATCTGACTACTTCAACTCTTGGCTTTGATACATATTCTACTCCTTATAAAAAGTCAACCTGAACATTTGGCAGAAAGACAATCCTGAAGGTAACCATTCCTttgatgtgtcttttttttttttttttccttttctttgatctTTTGGCTGCACCGAAAAGCATGTAGGACTTTAGTAATCCAACCAGGATCACACCCTCAACCCCTACAATGGCATCCCGGAgccttaagcactggaccaccagggaaatctccttGAATGTTTCTTAACAGAAATTCATACTGACTTTGAGTATGCTATTAAATATATAACACACAAAATGGGAATAACACACTAGTAATGGTACTAAATGCAACTGAATTTTAAACTTCAAAATCATTAATTGTATGCTATGTGATTTTTAACTCAATTTGAAAAAACACCattaatgtgtatttttctaaCTCCCATGGAAAGATATATTGAAGGCAGGGCATATTTCCTTTGTTCTCACACAATTAGACTCATGAAGATGTATCttagaggaaaggggaaaggacagcagggaaaggagaggaaagggtttgttttccttctgtttcaggACAATTTCCCTCCTACCCTTCACATTCTAATTTTTAGAAGACCTATGTTAAGTCCTGATGGCAATTCAGtcctacaagaaaaaaataagaaaagaactaGCGAGGGGCAACAGTGAGAGGCAAGGTAACACGTGGATAGTCATGTAgactaggttcaaatcccagccccaTCACTTACGAGGTGTATAACCGTGACTGATTTCCCTGTGCCTTAGCTTCctaacttagaaaatgaacacaAGGCCACCTCCCTATGGGCCTGTTACATTAATTAAACAGCATAAACTGTGCATCGAGACTGGGCCCCccaagtggcgcagtggtaaaggatccggccgccaaagcaggagatgcaagaaatgcaggttcaatccctgggtcggaaagatcccttggagatagaaatggcaacctgttccagtattcttgcctgggaaatcccacagacagaggaggctggtgggctccattccatggggtcacaaagagtcagacatgactgagcacacacacatgtacagagAATATCTGGTAAGGAGGGGCCATCATAGGGTGTGGTACCTTTATTTTAATGGCGTTATTGAGAGACCTGATCTTTTTAGAGAACTCCCTATCACAAATACACCAGTGCATCTCTCTCTTTGGCCCCATCACAACGGAGCCAGGGCATATTTCCAAAATCCTATTTCCTGCAAAACTACCTTTGGGCAGACCATAGTCTAAACTGTCCAAGAATGAATAATGCGGCATAATGGGAGATAGCAAAATCAATGACTCTCCTGTGCTCCAATAAGCCTCTTCTCCAAAATCCAAGCCCCAGCAGTCCTTAGCCACTCAGATGTCAGCTCCCTCACCGGCTGGGACCCCCGCTTCATAAAACAACAGCAGCTGCACCTCCCTTACGGTCTTCACACAGGCTACCTTTATAAATGTGTCTGCCTTACCTGAGAAACCCACAGCACAGTTCCTTTTGAAGTCAGGCTCATTTAGAAATTCTGCCAGAGCAAATTCCAAGAACAGGTACACCACCCCAGTGAGGAGGGAGAATGTGACGATGACGTAGGCAAACCATCTACTCCCCAGTCTTCTCTCCAGATGAATTCCTTTCCACAGCATGGATGCCATATTGAAATACAAGTGCCAGTCATCCGCGTGGTGAAGAGGGGAAAGCAGCAGGCGCTGCCAGTCCTTCTGATGGTAACACTTCTCCACGCTGAGGCAGGAGCTAAGCAGCGGCTTCAGGGGATTCAAGAACAACCAGATGTTGAGAGCCAACGTTGCCAGGGTGACAGGTGGAACATTGTTGATCCCGACCTGGAAGATTTGAGAAAGGAGCAGAAGCAGCCCGATGTTAACTCCTCTTGATCTCCGATGCATGGTGAGATATCAAGTCGGAGATGGGAAGATATGGTCAGGTTTGGGGAATACACAGGCAGCTGAAtctaaaacacaataaaaaaaaaatgcacatgaaaatCCACCAATTAAGAATtagggcaaaaaaataaataaataaaagaattaggGCATCGACAAGACATGCTCACTGAAAGATGAGCTTATGTTACATACATCTCATCTCCCATTTAATGGAAACATTTATATTCTGTGTTGCCCAGAGCAACTCCCAGGACACCGGCTGCCATCTCTCCTCAttgtacatcctaaaggagaaatGTTATCCCAAATCCCAGTGGGCCAGTGAATGGCTGGGTATGCTTTTTCTGACAAACATGCCATAAAAATGTGACTTGCCTCCTGTATAAAAAAAACTTATAAcctaacaaaaagacaaagatagtACACAGATATTTAATGATAGTACACAGATACTTAGTGATTTCTTCTCGGactgttttctaattttaaagaagttttgaTTTTGATATATTAGAGTCTGCCCCAAAGTTGTTTGACACTGGCAAGTCTTAAAATGCAAGCATATATTATCTTCTAGTCCATATTGCCAGATGTTAACTGCTAGAATGCTTTATTTTCACAAAAATTGCCACTTTCAAATGTTCCACTATGTGCCAAATCCTGGACTGAAACACGGTCACTGTCTTTAAGGAACTCATTGTCTATTAAGAAGTAAACCAACAGCTGCCATACAGTGTTTTAAATGCAGGGACCGAGGAA carries:
- the RHBDD1 gene encoding rhomboid-related protein 4 isoform X1, whose amino-acid sequence is MHRRSRGVNIGLLLLLSQIFQVGINNVPPVTLATLALNIWLFLNPLKPLLSSCLSVEKCYHQKDWQRLLLSPLHHADDWHLYFNMASMLWKGIHLERRLGSRWFAYVIVTFSLLTGVVYLFLEFALAEFLNEPDFKRNCAVGFSGVLFALKVLNNHCCPGGFVNVLGFPVSNRFACWVELLAIHFISPGTSFAGHLAGILVGLMYTHGPLKKIMESCTGIFPSNIDYPGQQYYFNSSGYSGYQDYYPYGGRGAYEDVPRNYDTYTAGLSEEEQLERALRASLLDQDNLVCYSGNLPVGVERKQEEKAESVTVSATAITFQALCKEVQLSVLEKKKSHKKSSY
- the RHBDD1 gene encoding rhomboid-related protein 4 isoform X3, which encodes MHRRSRGVNIGLLLLLSQIFQVGINNVPPVTLATLALNIWLFLNPLKPLLSSCLSVEKCYHQKDWQRLLLSPLHHADDWHLYFNMASMLWKGIHLERRLGSRWFAYVIVTFSLLTGVVYLFLEFALAEFLNEPDFKRNCAVGFSGVLFALKVLNNHCCPGGFVNVLGFPVSNRFACWVELLAIHFISPGTSFAGHLAGILVGLMYTHGPLKKIMESCTGIFPSNIDYPGQQYYFNSSGYSGYQDYYPYGGRGAYEDVPRNYDTYTAGLSEEEQLERALRASLLDQGNRRSSPPAYGFRLSPEEEMRRQRLHRFDSQRGSPAL
- the RHBDD1 gene encoding rhomboid-related protein 4 isoform X2, which translates into the protein MHRRSRGVNIGLLLLLSQIFQVGINNVPPVTLATLALNIWLFLNPLKPLLSSCLSVEKCYHQKDWQRLLLSPLHHADDWHLYFNMASMLWKGIHLERRLGSRWFAYVIVTFSLLTGVVYLFLEFALAEFLNEPDFKRNCAVGFSGVLFALKVLNNHCCPGGFVNVLGFPVSNRFACWVELLAIHFISPGTSFAGHLAGILVGLMYTHGPLKKIMESCTGIFPSNIDYPGQQYYFNSSGYSGYQDYYPYGGRGAYEDVPRNYDTYTAGLSEEEQLERALRASLLDQGFPGGLVVKSPPAKAEDTDSIHDPERSHMPQSTKFVCY